CTGGTGCTCCAGAGAGCCAGACCCATCAGATGTGGCTGCACAGCCTCCTTTACCCTTCCATTCTTCAATTCTATCAGCCCTctgaatactttttttccacCTAAAACAAAGCTGCACGGAATGCAGCACACAGTCAGGTCCTTGTCCCACGGAAGAGGGTCTTTTTGTAGCATCGAATTACTGCAGCAGTGGCTGAAGGGCTCAGCCTGGGTGTGCTCGGTGCAGGACAGCCTTCCATGCTGGGATGAGGATCTTTTAGGCCAGACCCCCCAGAACAGGGGGATACACAACGAATTCCAAGTTCAGACTCCTTCGAAGTCATCCCTCAAAACCAAGCAGGCAGTTCCCTACTGCCCTGAAAGGCGCTGCTTCTAACCCAAAGGGTGATACGCCGCGGTGTTCTGAAGGAATAACTGCTAAATCCCCACAGCTTCGCTGCCCTCCCTGGCACTGCGATGCCGTTGGCTCCCGCAGTGGCCGGGCACTGAATCCCTCCGGCACTCAGCACAACGCTGCATCTCTTCAGCAGTGCCTGCTGGGCACATCCAGCTCTCGAGACATGCAGCTTTATGAGAAACATCGTAAGTCGTTTAGTCAAGGTGAGGCTGTTTTAAAGCCTCCTGGAGCACGTCCGCTGTCCGATCAGTCCGTCGGCCGGCTGAAATCCTCACCTCCCCTCAGCACACCGGGCCGCCAAAGAGCACAGCCCGCCCGCGGGGCGGGACACGGGGCTGCCCTCAGACAGGGTGGGCCGGGACACCGCCAGGCACCGCCCTCCGCCAGCCGAGCCTGGAAGGGGGCGCGCGCGGCGCTGCGGCGGGGCGGTCCGGGTGCGCGGAGGGATCCGTGGGCCGGTGAGTGCGGAGCGGGAGGCGGGTGGTGCGGCCCGCCGTGGTGCCCGCCCGCCTCCTTCCTGCCCTGAGAGCGGGTGGGGAACCGGGACTGAGCCGGCGGTCGTCCCGCGGCCCCGAGGGGCCTGTGCGGGCCGGGGGGGTGCTGCGAGGCTTTGGGGCCGCGTGGGGGCAGCTGCCCGCGTTGGGCACGTTAatggggggtgaggagggggcgGGCGGTGCAGGACGCGGGTTGTACGTGTGGAGCGGTTCCCTGCGCTTCTCACAGACGGCAGTCGTGCCTGGCCGCGCTGTGCAGGCCGCCCGCCCCGCTGCAGCCTGAGAACCTGGGTCTGGAACACGGCTCTGCACGGATTTTTGGTCACAACCCCAagcaacactacaggcttggggcggtgtggctgaaaagctgcctgatggaaagggaccttggtgtgctgatggacggtcggctgaatatgagccagcagtgtgcccgggtggccaagagggccaatggcatcctggcttgtatcaggaatggtgtggtgagcaggactagggaagtcatcctgcccctgtactcagcattggtgaggcctcacctcgagtactgtgtccagttttgggcacctcagcacagaaaggacagggaggtgctggagcaagTTCAGAGAAgtgtgaagggcttggagagtgtgccctatgaggaaaggctgagggagctggagctgtttagtctggggaaatggagactgaggggagacattattgctctaTTCCAGTAACTGAAAGGTAATTACAGTGAGAGCGAgcctggtctcttctcactggtaacaggtgacaggacgaggggaaatggcctcaagttgcaccaggggaaatttaggttggatgtcaggaaacacttctttacagaaagggtagttaagcactggaataggctgcccagggaggtggttgagtcaccaccctggatgtgtttaagaaccgtttggatgtggtgctcagggacatgatttagcagagggttgttagttaggggACTATGgctgggttgtggttggactcgatgttctttaaggtcttttccaacttaagtgattctatgattccatgacaaACATACCAGCCAGGAAATGTTGgaatttttaagggaaagagaGGGAATGCAGCAGAGAACATCCTGAAACCACAATATAGATGAGTGGTCACCTTTATCTGAAGTGCAGCGTACAGCTGCAGTTCCCCCATCACAGGTGGGTGTGTGAGAATCCATGAATGAGGGTTAATGAATACAGGGTGGCTCTGCTAAGGGGCAGGAatcaggggctgcagggggagcAGCCCACACACAGCTGTGGAGTGGTGGGATGGTCTGAGAGATGGACGGAGGGTCACACATCAGTTCCTTCCCATGCGAGAAGTGCCTGCGCCTACTGGATCTGGTAGCCATGTTCACTGCAAGAAGAGGTGGTGTTTCATAACATGGAACTTACTGCTGTGGGACATTATAAATCACTTTATGTGTATTTAAGGAATACTGGGAAAGGGTCTTTTAGAGAACTGCATTCACAGAATAAAGCACTTAAGCCAGAAAAGCCCTTCATGGGGAAAGTTTATAGACCAGAAGGAGGCAGAGTGGGGAAGTGTCACTGCTGCTTACTTGCTGTAGTCTCACTCTTTCCAGGACAGCTGCTTCTGGCTGTCTTCAAGATACTTCAAGAACTGCCAGCATCAATCCTTATCTGAACTAGCAGAGCTTCTCCTTTGAACCTCTTGCTGTGGATGGTAATTAAAGTTCTCCAGAGATCCCAAAATGGAGCTGTTCTTGGCCTGTGGCTGCCCCAGTTTCACATCaccttcttctccctccttccttcctaaGAAACACTAGAAAACCAGTTCCATTTTGTATGCAGGTTTGTCAGGCCTTCTTTTCTTATGTCCCCCCCACTGAGGATCCCCATCAGTGGCTGCTTAATGCTACCTGGCCCCAAAAGCTTGCAGCTGGCTGACGGTGCATGGGGATGGCATCCCAGATGGTTGGGGAGTTCACGTTGGGAAGACCCTATGAAATACTTTTGGCAGTGCTCAGGTAACTTGTCAGATCCTTGAGCAAAAGCTGAGCTTTCACTAAATTGCTTTTCAGATTTAAAgatctgaatgtttcttttcaaaggaGAGGCCCTTTCTGTGTCAGGGTGCTTTCTATTTGGAACAGGACCGCTCAGAGaagcctgctgctctgtgtgcctgCTTGGCTGCATGCTGCTGGTGGAGACCTGCGCCTTGGATCCTTGcattcagcagctgcagcatgaACAGAGCCCCTTGCTTTTCAGGTAGCAAGGCACGTGTCCAGCTTTGGAGTAACTTCTGTCCCCCAATGGAGACTTGTTCACCTCCAGCCAACTCTCCTGATGCTGTATTGCTGCCCAGATTTTCTTGGCACATGTTTCATACCTCATTTATAACAGCCTCTGTGCCTCAAATGCTAACACGGGTGGCTTGGGAAAAATACTGCTATGTTTTACGCAGTTGCATACTGGTCTTAGATCTATGCTGAGGTAGAACAGTCTTTGTTGAAGTTGCACGTGCATGTTTTATATTCTTGGTAAGAGGTTGCTTTGCTAACAGCATCCTTCCTCCCCTCACAGAGGTTAACAGCACCAGTTCCCAGTTGCATTAATATTCTTCGGCCTTCCAGTAGTCCCTCTAGTTAAGGGACATTTATTGCAACGACGTTCAGGGTACCATAAAGGGGTGAGTACTGGAaactggcagagcagcagcgtGTCCCTCTGTTTGTGCATGCATCATACAGTATTCCTTATGGTATATATTATACAGAATATAGATATATGTTACACAGATGGATAGGGAAGCCTGACCTGTAGCCATGAGTTGGGTTGAACTCTcctctgtcagagaagtggtaGCCAGTCAGCTGTGGTGTGGTCTGGAGGTGAAAGTTCTGGAGGAGCATCTGCCTGCTTTAAAGGAATTTTTGAGGTAGCTTCGTTAATACGTGTCCCACCTTGTGCTGCCTCCTGCACAACCCTCCTGAGTAGTGCTGTGGCACTGGAAGGATCTGGCTGCATCTTCTGTAGTTATGGGGTAAGCAGTGATGCAGACACGCAGCCCCCATGTGCCTGACCTAACTGGGTGAGTGCGAGTTCCCAAGCTTCTGCTGTAGGAGCACAGGCACGTCTGtgcacaggagctgtgctgtatCTCACAGTGCTGGTTTCCAGATGTCTGTATGTTCCTAACTATGGATGGACCAAACGTACTGGGGCACAGAAAGTCTATGAAAGCCCTTAGGAATTTTTGAGTGAGTTAATTTTTCCACAATGTTCCTTCTGACTTTAGTTTGTCTCAGTTTCAGGGCTTGGCTGTGTAAAATTAGAGTTTTCATACATACGAGCTGGAAACCAGCACTAAGTTGCTTTGTAAACGAGGCAGTGGAatcttctgtgctgcttttgcgttgtgttatttttgtttagaaGAGCTCCCACACAGACACATCCACCTGAACAGCTGAGCAACAGGCAGGAGCTCAGCTGTGCGTGGACAGGGCTCTGCAGGCACCtccccctgccctgccagcTGTACTGTGAGTAGCTAGGCTGTAGTGTGTGGCGTTGGTTCACTCCCTCTGCTCATTCAGTGGGTCGAGCTGCCCCTTTGGAGGCCATTCACATAACAGTAAATCACACTTGACACATTGCTAGCTTTAAACTTTGTATTCTTGTTGATGGGTTTCCTCTGCTTTGTCCCATCCTTGCTCAACTTTCAGGGCTGTTTTTGTACTTGAAGGCAGCGGTGTGTGGGAGGGCTGTGGAAGGTCTCAAGTAGTAGCACCTCCTGCTCACTTGAAGCCAAAGGAATTTACAAGTCTTGTTCTCATAAACTCACTAACTGTAATAGTTTTATAATGTAGTTCATGTGCATAAAAATGTCTTCATACTGATGACTTCAGTCAGTCAATGTAGACAATGTATGTTAGTtcatccaggctggatgtggctctgtgcagcctggtctggtagttggtgacctgcacatagcggggggggttgaaaccaggtgatcattgtggtccttttcaacccaggccatgctatgattctgtgattactaTGATTCAGAAAAGTGTTTTGAGTTTTGGAAGTGTTCTGAATAGATGGACCTCGTGATACTTCTGCCGTGTGTTCCGAGTTATCTTTCCTTGCAGCCTCACAGTCAATTGCTGCTCGATTCCTGAAGCCTTACTATGAAAACCGAAAGGAAGATTGCTACAAGGAGCTAAAATGACATGTGCAGAAAAAAGATGCCTCTACTTGCATGCCCGCCCTTCCACCAGAACAAGGGATCTTAGCTTCTGTCGGTGGGGATTTCATTTCCTGTGCATAGATTTGGTCTTTGCAAAGGCCCGGATGGACTCATTGAGCGTAAAGTcaacatttcagcttttgaCTTAAGAACTGCAAGTTTTCATCTCTTTTGACTTCTTAGCATCAGAGCATAGATGTGTGCTTGCCTTAGGGATAACAAGAACAGATTTCTGCGTGTGTGACACGCTTAATTAAAGAGAAGGTATGAGATGAAAAGTAATTTGTAACATCTGTCCCAACAAAAAATGCTCTTGTACAGGGGCCATGATGGTGTTAGCAGTGTGCGGTGTCAAGAAGCAGGAACAGAATGGACCATTCTGTTGTTACCAGGTGGCCTGGATCCAGCATTTCCCCCTGCACGGGGCAGGCGATGGGCTCCATGTCGCAGCACCCTGCATTGCTGTGCCCTGTGCcaccagagcagcacagcagttgcTGTAGTGCAGTGTTGAGCTGTGGAGTATTTCAGCAGGCAGTGAGAAACTGAGTTTTAGGAGATGTCCTGAAAGCTCTGCAGGAGCGCACAGCACGGAGgaaagagcaaagcaggaagGTTGcgagcactgcagtgcagttcCAAGGGTGGAAGAAATGTTAAGCAGCTCTAGTTGAGGTGAAGCATGCTTCACCTTGGAAGTTAGCTGTGGTTCAGGTGGCACATGTTGCTGCAGGACCTCCAGCACGCACGGCTTCTGCCCAAAGGAGGGGGGCAGACCTGCTTGGAGCTCATTTGACATCATTGCGTGTGTATGAGTTTGTGGAATGAGCGCAgaggaaatgtatttcttaaGATAATAAGATCAAGTTTCACAGGCCcaattcatttctgttttccaccCTTGCTCCACGAGGTGATGGTGCCCCTGCTGGGAAGGACAGAAGGCAGCAatgctcagctcctgcctgtggTGAGCAGCGTGGTGGTGGCACCCGGCTAACAAACATCCAGCAGAGGCTCTGCTTGGCTGTTTGTACCTCGTCCTTCTGACATGAGCTCTGTCTGTGTCCTTGGGCACACAAAGCATCCCCTTGAGCGTCTCTGCTGCTTCAGGTTTGTAGCGTACAGAGGAGTCTTGTTGCAGTGTGGGAGGTGAAGCCAGGTGATCCTCTAACACTGGTTTATTCATTTACAGTCAAAACTGTGACTTTACAGCATGGCAAGAAATGATTGGCAGCCATCACTGTGTCTAGGAGGGAAGGGTAAATATTCCAAAGAATTTGCAAAATCCATTAAAGCTTTTGGGGTTTTTTCCGCAAGCTGATATGAAAGTGGTGTTTGGATGCAGGCTGTACAAGGTGTCGTGACAACATCCCTATAAAAGTACAagctacttctgtgctgtgcagaaaggaaacagctcCTGTGTTCTCTCTGGAGACGCGCTCTTTCCATTCTGCCTCTGACTGGTTTAAAGCTGCCAAGCAGAGGGAGCgtgctgtgccctgcaggaGGTTTTCCCAGTCAGCTGTCAGACTGAGCCCGTGGTGTCAGgaatgttgtggtttttttcctcaggaaagcAGGCTGTTATTAAAAGCTTCCACCATTGAAAAGggttaatacatttttttccctctgggcAATGTCTAGGAAAatggatgatgatgatgatgacgtTCCCCAGCTTTCATCCCATACGTTGGCTGCCCTCCAGGAGTTCTATttggaacagcagcagagagagggcATGAAGACCTCCCAGGGGTTTAATCAATATTCTGTTGGCTCAATAGAAGAAGACTGGGTAAGAAACTAACCTGCAGCAAATGAGGCACATTGGTTTCACCAAGCTTTCTTTTGTGGGTAGGTGATAAGAAGATGAACACTCGAGATGTTCCTAGGGTGGCCGCTTTAAAATTAAGCCAGGTAAATTACGTGAAGAAAGGGAATAAAGTTCCCAACAGAATCATCTGTGCCCTCTGGAGACTGAACTCCAGCCTGGTGTGTGAGGGTAGTGAAGGTTCTTCCCTGGGTTTGAGACAACAAAGTGTAACAAGAAGGAATGTTCTTTCTGAGCTGACTTTTGTCTctgagtttgctttttttactctttctgaTCTCATTTAGTTCTTTTatcctttatttccttctatattgtcatttttcatgtttggttgttggttttttgttttgtttttttcccttttccactgAAGTAACTCGATTTAAgcatgtgtttattttgcaCTTCAGCATGCTGGGTTTGAACCAACCCTGCCAATGATTGGTTCTACTGCTGCCATAGGTAAGTGCTTTAGCAAACACACAGTGTGAGCTGCCTGCTGTTTGTCCTTGGTTTTCAGAAGTAAAAAGCTTCTCCAGAAAATGTCACCCTTGTAGTTCGTGAGCCAAGACACTGCAGTGGATTTGGGTTTTCTTCAGACAGGGCTCTCAACATAATAGTGCATAACACAGTCACAAGATACGATGTTGCTTATAATTgtgcattatttttctcagcaaCTGAGCCAGTTTTGGTACAGTGATGAGACTGCATCGTGCCTGGCTAATGAAGCGATTGTGGCAGCAGGAAAAGGTGGCAGGTAGGACTTAATAGCTATTACCTTGTAGGTTTAATGTGTCTTTTCAGTAATTGTtccatgaatcacagaatcatagaatcacaaggttggaaaggaccttcaagatcatccagaccACCCTTCTCCCGTCACctttgctaccacaagccactaaaccatatctcatagccCCTTATTCTGCCTCTTGtacactgccagggatggcgactccaccacctccctgggcagccattccagtgcctgaccactctgagatAAGAAGTGTTGGTTTTTCCCATTTATGCTGAGAGCATGCAGTGTAATTCATTACTTTTTGTACCTCATCTCTCTTTGGTGGAGGTGTTGCAGAAATACCTTGCCATTACTTAATCAGTGGTTCCCAGTGAATTTGTTCTGAATTGCAGTGAGTGTTGCAGGCTCTGCcgtacagaatcatagaatccatagagttgggagggacccatAAAGGCCATCTgatccaaccccctgccatgagcagggacacctacagctccatcaggtgctcagagccccatccagcctgaccttgagtgtctccagggttggggcatccactgcctctctgggcaacccgtgCCAGTAACAGAAATTTACTATGGATCTTCTTTCAtcttccccccccaccctgAGAAATACAACGAGCTCCAGAGCACATTAATGgcttcttattcttttttctattttcatacACTTCTGCAGAACAGATGGGAAAACTTTTCCCTCTTAGTTCTGCAAGgattttcatttggaaattgAGTTCTCAGATATATTTAATTGCTGCTGTGAAATAAGCTTTTCACCCTAGTTATGTATGTTCCCCGGGGCGAATGTTTAAGATGTtttcccacagcagccctgagAACCTATGGAATTGTCTTTGTTGTCATGATTTTTGTTGCCTTTTGAAATCAGCCTTTTAATATTTTACGTGTCCTTTTTCAGGATAGCCTGTGTCAGTGCACCGAGTGTGTACCAGAAGCTGAGAGAGCAGGATGGCACGGATTGTTCCGTGTGTATCCTGGAGTATGACAGAAGGTTTTCTGTGTATGGAGAAGAATTTATCTTCTATGATTACAACAACCCTTTGAACTTACCTGAACATCTCCTGCCGCACAGTTTTGACATTGTAGTAGCAGATCCACCTTATCTGTCCGAGGAGTGTCTTCAAAAGACTGCACAGACCATCAA
The sequence above is a segment of the Excalfactoria chinensis isolate bCotChi1 chromosome 1, bCotChi1.hap2, whole genome shotgun sequence genome. Coding sequences within it:
- the EEF1AKMT1 gene encoding EEF1A lysine methyltransferase 1 isoform X1, which codes for MSRKMDDDDDDVPQLSSHTLAALQEFYLEQQQREGMKTSQGFNQYSVGSIEEDWQLSQFWYSDETASCLANEAIVAAGKGGRIACVSAPSVYQKLREQDGTDCSVCILEYDRRFSVYGEEFIFYDYNNPLNLPEHLLPHSFDIVVADPPYLSEECLQKTAQTIKYLTKGKILLCTGAIMEEPAAKHLGVKMCKFIPKHSRNLANEFRCYVNYASGLDSLVGEDL
- the EEF1AKMT1 gene encoding EEF1A lysine methyltransferase 1 isoform X2, whose protein sequence is MDDDDDDVPQLSSHTLAALQEFYLEQQQREGMKTSQGFNQYSVGSIEEDWQLSQFWYSDETASCLANEAIVAAGKGGRIACVSAPSVYQKLREQDGTDCSVCILEYDRRFSVYGEEFIFYDYNNPLNLPEHLLPHSFDIVVADPPYLSEECLQKTAQTIKYLTKGKILLCTGAIMEEPAAKHLGVKMCKFIPKHSRNLANEFRCYVNYASGLDSLVGEDL